A DNA window from Eremothecium cymbalariae DBVPG#7215 chromosome 3, complete sequence contains the following coding sequences:
- the KAR5 gene encoding Kar5p (similar to Ashbya gossypii ADR143W) encodes MRKLLYILGIAALGRTQLSNLVARLSQNSPDDTNFHSVSQDIIANRFPILESSCVQRALSEFLPQCLQYGIETVSTETRIQAAVKLSVCELQASRVDNIPIECTSLSGTSECVRALEKSPQWWTTYSGNYQRLPSICFENALPYEKEQILSLFLNITDVYSGFWDDIVLEIEKYKDKFQETTEENLNSMKQKVEETTHEIIQHLKEELESMDSKLEDLNETVFEHSDSIRTVLGDIDEEINEYDVKGQILHLKHDTLSAWRDLNNEIDGYKNLQVSYLRDIDLIFEKFYAETSKSIGQVGNAIVDSQLDTINLISDFNNLLNNSILPALVDDLLPEVEHISGFIVNKLSAIDSMVDEKLDTWGSRMDMKLGDIESHISDTVEKVEEMNDSIEILQSRIGFLVSIGNNILRFLMCSYNFCHNLFVSYRALSFGVITLLYLFNKPIPFSISYLLLIKSVLVFIAAVLGARTGSLLSFK; translated from the coding sequence ATGAGAAAGCTGTTGTATATTCTCGGGATAGCAGCACTGGGTAGAACTCAATTGTCAAATTTAGTTGCGCGACTATCACAAAATTCACCCGATGATACGAACTTTCACTCTGTTTCTCAAGATATAATTGCCAATAGATTCCCAATTTTGGAGTCCTCGTGTGTGCAGAGAGCACTATCAGAATTCCTACCTCAATGCCTTCAATATGGAATTGAAACAGTATCGACAGAAACCAGAATCCAAGCTGCAGTGAAATTATCTGTCTGTGAGCTACAAGCTTCAAGAGTTGACAATATCCCAATTGAATGTACTTCTCTTTCAGGTACATCCGAATGTGTTAGGGCATTAGAGAAGTCGCCCCAATGGTGGACAACGTATAGTGGAAATTATCAAAGACTGCCTTCAATAtgttttgaaaatgctTTACCTTATGAAAAAGAACAGATACTATCCCTATTCTTGAATATAACAGACGTTTATTCAGGGTTCTGGGATGATATTGTACTTGAAATCGAAAAGTACAAGGATAAGTTTCAGGAGACGACTGAAGAGAACCTAAATAGCATGAAACagaaagttgaagaaactaCTCATGAAATTATTCAACATTTAAAGGAGGAGTTGGAATCAATGGATAGTAAACTGGAAGATCTTAACGAAACTGTTTTTGAGCACTCTGACAGCATTCGAACTGTCTTGGGtgatattgatgaggaGATTAACGAGTATGACGTTAAAGGTCAGATATTACATCTCAAGCATGACACTTTGTCTGCCTGGAGAGACCTTAATAACGAAATTGATGGATATAAAAACCTTCAAGTTAGTTATTTGAGAGATATTGATCTAATATTCGAAAAGTTTTACGCTGAAACGTCAAAGTCAATCGGCCAGGTGGGAAATGCAATTGTAGATTCCCAACTGGACACTATAAATCTAATAAGTGACTTCAATAACTTGTTGAATAATTCTATTCTGCCCGCTCTTGTTGATGACTTACTTCCTGAAGTGGAACATATTTCAGGGTTCATAGTCAATAAGTTATCAGCAATAGATAGTATGGTGGATGAAAAACTGGATACTTGGGGGTCGCGGATGGATATGAAACTGGGGGACATTGAATCTCATATTAGTGATACAGTGGAAAAGGTTGAGGAAATGAATGACTCGATTGAAATACTACAGAGTAGAATTGGTTTTTTGGTGTCCATTGggaataatattttgagaTTTTTGATGTGCAGTTATAACTTTTGTCACAACCTATTTGTAAGTTATAGAGCGTTATCATTTGGAGTTATTACTCTGTTGtatctttttaataaaccgattcctttttcaatttcatatTTGCTGCTGATTAAGTCTGTTCTGGTGTTTATAGCCGCTGTCTTGGGTGCACGGACTGGCTCACTGCTGTCatttaaataa